The following are encoded in a window of Flavobacterium sp. WC2421 genomic DNA:
- a CDS encoding DNA polymerase III has protein sequence MESILLINDPVLNGSTTIHFELPNEGSKLDFESEKNGLLGYLRSHLHNHDLSIEVIVNESITSNKSFNDQDRYNRLHEINPNIELLRTTFGLDLNA, from the coding sequence ATGGAATCAATATTACTTATCAATGACCCCGTTTTGAATGGATCCACTACAATACATTTTGAATTACCAAATGAAGGTTCGAAATTAGATTTTGAAAGTGAGAAAAATGGACTCTTAGGGTATTTAAGAAGTCATTTACACAATCATGACCTATCTATAGAAGTGATAGTTAATGAAAGTATTACTAGTAATAAAAGCTTTAACGATCAAGATCGTTACAATAGGTTACATGAAATAAATCCTAATATAGAACTACTAAGAACTACTTTTGGTTTGGATTTAAATGCCTAA
- a CDS encoding TMEM175 family protein: MNKNRLEAFSDGVLAIIITIMILEIKAPEGKEFQDLISVYPKFLSYVLSFLYIGIYWNNHHHLLQGLTKVNGKMLWANLHLLFWLSLIPFSTAWMGENYFSKSTMTLYGIILMFSAIAFNLLQTCIVKTEGVDSLVGKATKNDLKGKLSIVLYILGIIISFFNQWISGVIYLIVAFIWLVPDTRIEKSLIK, from the coding sequence ATGAATAAAAATAGATTAGAAGCTTTTAGTGACGGTGTTTTAGCAATTATCATTACTATTATGATTTTAGAAATCAAAGCACCTGAAGGAAAAGAATTTCAGGATTTAATCTCTGTTTATCCAAAATTTTTAAGTTATGTTTTAAGTTTTTTATATATAGGTATTTATTGGAACAATCACCATCATTTACTTCAAGGGCTTACAAAAGTTAACGGTAAAATGTTATGGGCAAATTTACATTTACTTTTTTGGTTGTCCTTAATTCCATTTTCAACAGCTTGGATGGGAGAAAATTATTTTTCTAAGTCAACAATGACCTTATACGGGATTATTCTAATGTTTTCAGCAATAGCTTTTAATCTATTGCAAACGTGTATTGTAAAGACGGAAGGAGTAGATTCTTTAGTAGGGAAAGCTACTAAAAATGACCTAAAAGGAAAGTTGTCAATCGTTTTATATATTTTGGGAATTATTATTTCCTTTTTTAACCAATGGATTTCGGGAGTGATTTATTTAATTGTGGCATTTATTTGGTTAGTACCTGATACTCGTATTGAAAAGAGTTTAATAAAATAA
- a CDS encoding Ppx/GppA phosphatase family protein yields the protein MIKIKKYAAIDIGSNAMRLLIVNIVEQEGKEAQFNKSSLVRVPIRLGQDAFTVGEISEENIERMCDAMKAFNLLMKVHKVQSYKAFATSAMREAYNGKEVVEVIKEKADINIEIIDGKKEAAIIASTDLHHLLKTDQTYLFVDVGGGSTEFTLFSNGKMVNSRSFKAGTVRLLNNMVCDVVWEEIEKWIRTNTADYEEVTLIGSGGNINKLFKMSGKTQEKPLSYIYINSQYAFLNSLTYEQRISELGLNPDRADVIIPAVRIYLNAMKWSGARQIYVPKIGLSDGIVKAMYYEKI from the coding sequence ATGATTAAGATAAAAAAATATGCTGCAATCGATATTGGATCAAATGCCATGCGATTATTGATTGTTAATATTGTTGAACAAGAGGGTAAAGAAGCTCAATTTAATAAGAGCTCATTAGTTCGTGTGCCAATTCGTTTAGGACAAGATGCTTTTACAGTTGGTGAAATTTCCGAAGAGAATATCGAAAGGATGTGTGATGCAATGAAGGCATTTAATCTTTTAATGAAAGTGCATAAGGTGCAGTCTTATAAAGCGTTTGCCACATCAGCAATGAGAGAAGCTTATAATGGAAAAGAAGTGGTAGAAGTTATTAAAGAAAAAGCAGATATTAATATTGAAATTATTGATGGTAAAAAAGAAGCCGCAATTATAGCATCGACAGATTTACATCACTTATTAAAAACGGATCAAACGTATCTTTTTGTTGATGTTGGTGGTGGAAGTACTGAATTCACGTTATTTTCTAATGGTAAGATGGTAAATTCCAGATCATTTAAGGCTGGTACTGTTCGGTTATTAAATAATATGGTTTGTGATGTTGTTTGGGAAGAAATTGAAAAATGGATTAGAACAAATACGGCTGATTATGAGGAAGTAACTCTTATTGGATCTGGTGGGAATATCAATAAATTATTTAAAATGTCGGGTAAAACGCAAGAGAAACCTTTATCATACATTTATATAAATTCTCAATATGCTTTTTTGAATTCATTAACTTATGAGCAAAGAATTTCTGAATTAGGTTTAAACCCTGATCGTGCTGATGTAATTATTCCTGCAGTTAGAATTTATCTTAATGCAATGAAGTGGAGTGGGGCAAGACAGATTTATGTGCCTAAAATTGGACTTTCAGATGGAATTGTAAAAGCAATGTATTATGAAAAAATATAA